The following DNA comes from Megachile rotundata isolate GNS110a chromosome 9, iyMegRotu1, whole genome shotgun sequence.
AACGTAATGAACAATAATGTGCCTTGCAAAATCTATGCCTGGGAAACAAATTTCATTTGCGTCTTGTGTTCGAGGCCCGTAACTAAAATGGCGCATCTTTTCTCAGAACTTCGTAGTCTGCAATGCATTTACCAAAGAAggtttataaaaaatatctcCTGACTTAAACGTCATATTTTCCGTTCGTATGCTATAAAAAAACTACTATGAAtgctaattaaataattcacaattatttttaatgtgcATACGTATTTACAATTGCTAGGTTAGCGACACAAAATACTGGGAGGTAGAACTGAATAGAGTACAAATTGAAACTACTGTACGAAAACACAGGAGAGTTCCAAAAATATAGATATACGAATATAAGTTTTAAGTAAATAAATGGACACTAAATATCTATTAACAATGAGTTTATTATTTGAAGAATACATCATTATACACGTTTTTCAATCATTTCATTAGTATTTAACGTACGCAAACAATTTTGTATGATTCACTGTAGCagtactttaattatttattaaaaatatgatatgTAACAACGTGTGAACTGTATTTGCAAAAGTATCTTCTATTTTCACTACCGCATCATAAATATATGCGTCCATGTATTGTTGAACATTTGATTCTTGAAGCTGGTATGATCGTTGAATGCAACTCCACTATGGTGAGAATGCCGGCATATGGTCAAACCATGAGGTCGCTCCTGATTGGTGCGCTGCTAGCTACCGCCGGCCATTATATAAGGAGGGGCTGCAGACCGTCAGCTCACATTCACTCTGCAACCATCGACCTGATCGTAGTAGCAGTGTTCTATCCAAGCGATACAATTTCATCATGCCGCCCAAAGCAAGTGGAAAAGCTGTGAAGAAAGCTGGCAAAGCCCAGAAGAATATCAGCAAGACcgataagaagaagaagaggaggaggaaggAAAGCTATGCCATCTACATCTACAAAGTGCTGAAGCAAGTCCATCCTGACACCGGAATCTCCAGCAAAGCCATGAGCATCATGAACAGTTTTGTAAATGATGTTTTTGAGCGTATTGCTGCTGAAGCTTCACGTTTGGCACATTACAACAAGAGATCGACCATTACATCCCGGGAGATCCAGACTGCTGTGAGACTTCTGTTGCCTGGAGAATTGGCGAAACACGCTGTGTCTGAAGGCACTAAAGCTGTTACCAAATACACCAGCTCCAAGTAGACGGTGTTCTTACGATCGGCCCTTTTTAGGGCCAACAATTTTCTCAATACGAAAAACATTTTGGTTTTCAACTTCTAACATAAAAAAGAACTAAATTTCCAATccacaatttatttcataaactgTTGCGCAAAAAATAacctcattttatttttttacctaGGATTTGAAAAATGTAACTAATACTTTTGAATTAAACATGGTGTACCCTTTTTCACTTCGATATCCCATATAGTAGAGCTTTCAAAACATTTACGTTAAAGTCTAGTTTCGAAAATGTTAATTTGTCAACTCTTAATGCTTGTAAAGGACTGTAAcgcatttaatattttatttttgaaaagtaGACATAATTCGCACAAATACAAATCATGTTTTAAGAAATATAATCCGCTTTAAAATTTAAGGAACTATAGTATGTATCCTCTATTAATATTTCTAACCAATCAAATTTTCATAGTTCTTACTATGTAGAATCTATTCCAAAGCTTATGATTCCGAAGACACTCTATATTCAGTATCGCCTATAGTCAAAATATAGAAGCTTCATTAAAAATAGGACaagagtataaataaattatttaaataatccaTTTATGCTAACgctattaaattatattcataatcaTTCTGcttatttgtataaaatgtttcaattacaaattaaaatttcgatAAAAGTCGATTTAAATCGATAGTACTATTATCGATTATCCTCCATCATTGGTGTTCTAGTCGGAGGAAGCGTCTAACGCTTGACAGTTGGTTATTGAAAATGTTTGTTTATAATGTGAAATGTTTTTATGAA
Coding sequences within:
- the LOC143263898 gene encoding histone H2B-like — protein: MQLHYGENAGIWSNHEVAPDWCAASYRRPLYKEGLQTVSSHSLCNHRPDRSSSVLSKRYNFIMPPKASGKAVKKAGKAQKNISKTDKKKKRRRKESYAIYIYKVLKQVHPDTGISSKAMSIMNSFVNDVFERIAAEASRLAHYNKRSTITSREIQTAVRLLLPGELAKHAVSEGTKAVTKYTSSK